One Pseudomonas sp. FP1742 genomic window carries:
- a CDS encoding ABC transporter ATP-binding protein → MAEATPALEIRNLHKRYGQLEVLKGISLTARDGDVISILGSSGSGKSTFLRCINLLENPHQGQILVAGEELKLKAAKNGELVAADGKQINRLRSEIGFVFQNFNLWPHMSVLDNIIEAPRRVLGQSKAEAIEVAEALLAKVGIADKRHAYPAQLSGGQQQRAAIARTLAMQPKVILFDEPTSALDPEMVQEVLNVIRALAEEGRTMLLVTHEMGFARQVSSEVVFLHQGLVEEQGSPQQVFENPLSARCKQFMSSNR, encoded by the coding sequence ATGGCTGAGGCCACGCCCGCGCTTGAAATCCGCAACTTGCACAAACGCTACGGACAGCTTGAGGTGCTCAAAGGCATCTCGCTGACCGCCCGCGACGGCGACGTGATCTCGATCCTCGGCTCCTCCGGTTCCGGCAAGTCCACGTTCCTGCGTTGCATCAACCTGCTGGAAAACCCGCACCAGGGCCAGATCCTGGTGGCCGGCGAAGAACTCAAGCTCAAGGCCGCCAAGAATGGCGAACTGGTCGCTGCCGACGGCAAGCAGATCAATCGCCTGCGCAGCGAGATCGGTTTTGTATTTCAAAACTTTAATCTCTGGCCGCACATGAGCGTGCTCGACAACATCATCGAAGCCCCACGCCGCGTGCTCGGCCAAAGCAAGGCCGAGGCCATCGAAGTCGCCGAAGCCCTGCTGGCCAAGGTCGGCATCGCTGACAAGCGCCACGCCTACCCGGCGCAACTCTCCGGCGGCCAGCAGCAACGCGCGGCCATCGCCCGCACCCTGGCGATGCAACCCAAGGTGATCCTGTTCGACGAGCCGACCTCCGCCCTTGACCCGGAAATGGTCCAGGAAGTACTTAATGTCATCCGCGCGCTGGCCGAAGAAGGCCGCACCATGCTGCTCGTGACCCACGAAATGGGCTTCGCCCGTCAGGTTTCCAGCGAAGTGGTGTTCCTCCACCAGGGCCTGGTAGAAGAACAAGGATCGCCGCAGCAGGTGTTCGAAAACCCGCTTTCGGCGCGCTGCAAACAATTCATGTCCAGCAACCGCTAA